The genome window ATGCGGTCGGCCAGGGCATCCGGGCCGTCGGCCAGCGTCAGCGCGATATTCTCGGCCCGCTTGGCCTTGGCCTCCTCGCTGTCGGCGGGCACGCGGCTGTTGGCGAAGATCAGGGTGCGCAGCCGCTGCGGGTGGGCGCGCAGCATGGCTAGCGCCACATAGCCGCCCAGCGACAGCCCGCAGACCGCCGCCTTCTCCACCCCTAGCTGGTCGAGCAGCCCGACCATGGTGTCGGCGTAGCCCGCCATATCGATCCCCTCGGCCCGCGCGCTCTTGCCAAACCCCGGCAGGTCGGGCGCGATCACGCGCACATAGGGCGCGAGCGCCTCGATCTGCGCTTCCCACATGGCGCTGCCCATTGGGAGCGCGTGGATGAGCAGGAGCGCCTCGCCAGCGCCCGCCTCGCGGTAGTGCAGCGCGCGCCCGTTGATGGTTGTCTCTGGCATCGTCTGAGCCTTTCGTGTGCCGCTAGGGGCA of Chloroflexia bacterium SDU3-3 contains these proteins:
- a CDS encoding alpha/beta fold hydrolase, with the translated sequence MPETTINGRALHYREAGAGEALLLIHALPMGSAMWEAQIEALAPYVRVIAPDLPGFGKSARAEGIDMAGYADTMVGLLDQLGVEKAAVCGLSLGGYVALAMLRAHPQRLRTLIFANSRVPADSEEAKAKRAENIALTLADGPDALADRMLPTLLSPAAPDALKAHVRSIIATNPREGLADAIRAIAGRPDSSDLLADIQVPTLLIGGEHDTIATEAELQELSTHIAESHVAVLPGAGHLSNMEQPEAFSTVLQWFLHV